ttcatgaacttggcatatcccgacatttgttcgagagcttccaccaagggcacATTGATTGACAAACTTTTCCTCATCTAAATAAATTTAttgaattggttttcattattttgctttgcaagcctttgaggatacggtggaggaggccttggcaaaagGCACTACCATTTCtggtatgtctatcacgtgttccctagacgggttcacatcattttgagtCTCCCCCATGTTTTCATCAATATCGATCCTCACTTCATtattcacattctcatcattggcttgaatctcatcatcttcttgcaacacaacatcattactcacaatcttctttggattagaGGTATTGTTGTTGGtgccattgttccaattcccttggccttggttgccccaattttgattgtacGGTCTCTATTGTTGATTTAGAGCATTGCTCTATTGACCTTGGTAGTTATTGGCATATAGcacttcctcactttgatcatcataagaatcgtcttgattgtaatcactaccactttgctcatattgatcttgatttttttgcacttgttgaccacgtTGTCTCCACTTGTTGACCATGATATTtaccccttccatggcatttGCTTGCTCTGTCCCTTGAACTTGCTGAAGTTGGGCCTTTGCTAACTAATTCATAATAGTTGTCAACTCGTTTATGGCTTAtccgtgatcatgaagttccttgtgaagatggatgacattagggtcaccctgaggaacatttgcCTGACTCTGCCAAACTGAGGATGTGTCAGCCATCTCATCAAATATGTCACAAGCATTAGCATAAGGCATTTCCATAAAATTTCCCAGTtagctgattcaccacacactggttggtCGTGTTGATGCCCCTATAAAATGTCTACTaaatcattgcttcagtcatatcattatttgggcattcattgaccattgtccggtatcgATCCCAAATTTCATGTAAGGGTTcattaggttcttgtttaaaggctaagatctcatccctcAATGCTGCTATATAATTCGGTGAGAAACACTTGGCTATaaacttttctgccaactcatcccacgtgtgtatggagtggttgggtaTCCTCTCGAGCAAGTCCAAAGCTTTCCCTCTAAGTAAAAATGGGAAAAGTCTCAATCTCAGAGCGTCCTCCGACACGGTCGTCTTCTTGCTCCTccagcatgtgtctacaaaaccctttagatgcttgtatgCATTCTGATGAGAAGCTCCAGTGAAGAAGTCTCTTCGCTCCAATAGGGTCAGCATGACCTTTGTAATTTGAAAATTTCCCGCCCTAATCCGGGGCGagacaattgcacttgcgtaaccttcattgggtagcacccggtgtgctgcccgcggaggaggtgggggagggtttggaatgttgtcattagcctggcggcctcttctttagacttgaggttctagattaacctcatcctcaccattttcatctacctcctcccatgaaagaacatgtccgagagcatcattatgagccatttggtacctaaagtgATTGATgcacaaaagttagaaaaacagaaggaaagaaaaaacaatacacacaaatagttagatagatagccaacaccgtctaactccccggcaacggtacCAAAAAGTGATCGGGTctaaacctacaccactatagagtagcgaggatggtcgatacagttttacccaacgagctcgggatcgatttccacggggagttaatttggtttggagttgggtatctaactaatctagatgtgcgtgttgttcctaattgcacttccaaacattgttgcgattgattctattctaattttatactatagtaggctgagtgtaagctaagtacaatatttttggtgaaagttttcaagtgttaaaaggcactaagGAAGTGACTTctgcctaggtgagtatctaatgggtatcaagaatctaggacaaactggttatgattggggtcgtgatataaccatcacacgtaaatgctcactctatacctctcggtagtttgagtgactttgcccgatttggctttctcaagcccaaatgggtgttcatacaatacacGTGACAtttgctcaagtcgggtattactatctctaggtttaaccttttaattggggctatcaatctcttgagttcaccccaattccctgttagcctaattttccgagacttagtccctctttctcaagaaaagcctaagtcataaaggcatgaaacAGTGTTTGCAACCAATATTTCTATAATTTTAGCataaattaggctaaatatcactaacccataaacaattaagccctaaTATTCAAGACctattaaatacccacactagggttgggtcacaaccctagctatggggtctagctactcataatagcagtagaaatcaaagataaagatgaaatataagccataatattaaagtacaagatgaaaatctaaagtttgaaggtaaatctactctaaaatttcCCAAAAAGGAAAAAACCAGCTGTTCACGTGCTCTCCtcaacaaaacttaacctaaaattgataaaaggatctatttatactaggctgaaattttcggacaaaaatgcccctgtggAGGATTCGCGGACACGTAATTCTGACCTCGTCCGCGCTTGAGCTTTCGCGACCGCGTAATAATGAGCGTGGTCCGCGTTTCTTCAATATTGGGCTTGGATTGGGCTGAATTTTGCGGAGCGCATAATTTCAACCGCGTCTGCGTGTGCTTCCATCGCGACCGCTTAATTTGGACGCAGACCGCGTTCTTCAGTTAAGCCTGACTTGCAGGGTCTCTGAACCTCAAGATGCGCTCTCAGCAGAATGCCCTTCGCGGTCGCGCCAAAGATTTCGCGGCCGCGTCTTTCCAACGCGGTCAGCggtgattttagtactcaaagtagcttctctgaatctactttTGCGGACCACGTAATAGTGTCCGCCTCAGCGGTGGTCCTTACGCGGCGGCGCTTTTCTGTCTCTCTCAGGGCTCTagtctcagccttggattcgtgcaggtttgactctttcatgagttgattatggcttctttgccACATTTTGACCAAACactgcaagcaagcacattaatttagttttcgggaatatctTTACACATTTGTTatccaaaacctaagcaaaagagagtaAATAATAGGCTAAACCCCTAGTTATcagcagactccggaggggctcctttggCCCaggcgctataatagccagatccaggcataaataactaaagggaaaagggccaaatatatgtaaagactcggccagtcgttttgactattacagccccgttcccccatttattactcaatttatgctttacaattattatgtgactcgtcggggtaattggttcgggtccagtgaggtttaaAAATGAATTGAGCCAattagtctccaagatgaaaacttaagttgaaaagattgaccaaatgttgacttatgtgtaaacgatcccggaatagaattttgatgtaTTCCAATacctctgtatgatgattttggacttaggagcgtgtccgaaaaattatttggaagtccgcagataaattaggcttgaaatggctaaatagaaatttaagtttggaagtttgaccgggaagttgactttttgatatcggagttggaatccagttctgaaaattttcatagttccgttatgtcatttatgaattgtgttcaaaatttgagatcaatcggaattgaattgatagatttcggcatcaaatgtacaATTTGAAATTCATTAATTTTCGTTAAGcctgaattggagtgtgatttgtgattttagcattgtttgatatgatttgaggcttcgactaagttcttatgatgttttatgacttgttggtgtacttagttgaggtcccgagggcctcgggtgagttttggatagttaaacaaaccaaatttagaattggagcaattctggaatttttccagttctggtacaatcgcacctgggatggaaatggtcgcaggtgcgcgaccgcaaAAGCGACAAAATTGTCATAGATGCAGCCTGGACTAGGAAGGTCAATGGCCGCATATGCGCATTccttaccgcagaagcggagtcgcacctgcggcttcgcgaTAGTAGAAGCGGAAATGGGCAGGGCCAagcctcatcgcagaagcggacagcttcTTCGCAGAAGAGAGTCCGCAGAAAGATGAAGGCACTCAAATCtgtgagtccgcagatgcggctaagtgcATCGCACATGCGAAAAATGCTTGGGCAGAATATAAACGAAGGGTCCGACAGGTTTTTAAATTTTGgactttcaagcacggtttagggGCAATTTTCAGAGAGgattcacggaaaaacttgaggtaagtcacttgtgatcacttctactccataatattgaatttgcatcgaataatccgactagattacgtgtttttaaggtgtaaatcgggaatttggacctagggatttggaaataagatttgatgatttggaggtagagttgatgtcgaaatttggtaaaatttatatggttagactcgtgattgaatgggcgtttatattttgtaaattttgtcaggttctgagttgtgggccccacgaacgaattttgggtgaaatttcgaaATTTGacggaaaatttatattttcatatggaataaattcctatatttttgtttgGCTGAATCTAATTAAATATGGCTAAATAcaaggctttcagagaccaattatTGCATCCCGTACTTTAATACTAGGATGAGTCGTAttaatccatatgagcttgaagggattaagaccattcacgAGGTTATAAAGGATTTGATATTATGTTATTATattgaagggattaagaccactcacgaggttataaaggatttttgattatgttattgtaagaccccgtaagtttaacaactttgataccgttatatacatttgatatggtattttgagtggaacagttttggtaaaaaaaaagttttaaaatatgACTTtgtatagttattaatattactactttcaaacatgctttaaattatacacataatatgagaaagtttatgaaattttctttattgtaaagatagaaattattttctcacaagaaaagaaggttatcttttaccattttaagaattaagcgtacgaaaatttatactctttatatgagattagaaaaattagaagttgagaaagtatatgtatttttacatggatattttaatgaaataataatgtatgcacatgaccatgatagtaaggtatataaagtatgttaaaagtgagtagtattttaagcaatttgagataattcttaattatgttggCAATggattaattattaatttaagtgGACAAGTGTATGAATTGTTTTGTCCACGTGGGACCATGACAACAAAAGTAAAGTGTGACTAATATGTGTGAATGATACGGTGGTGTCACATTTTGGGATAAGAATGCTTGCTAAGCATGGAAGTTATAAGTGGGGTGGACCCCACGATCCTCCAAGAGATATTAGTTGGGAATCCTTTATTTAAGTGGCTTTCTAGGCAAAACACTAAGGATATATACAGCAAGTATAATAGAGATACCCTTAAGCTCAATGAATAGAAACATAAAAAGTACATGAGCAATCATATATTTCCATCTTTGGAGGTGATATAACGTGACTTCTATTTATGTAAAAGCAAtcttttatctttgaaaattatACGTAGCACCAATACAACATCAAATGGATATATCATCAACGTGAATTTATATTGTAGTAGCAGCAACGCGAGTTGGTATTCTATGGAAGAAgaatgcaatctttctcaagaatatcatacgtatTTTCCCCTACTTTGATCTGTGATTACGTatttttcgcaaaagacgtgtattagagggattgttaagagaaccggctcaggtatgttaagactatccctcCTTTCTTTTGGCATTGTCCCAGTAACGACACGTAAACGTAATgatattccataagtggttctactcttaacagttaaggatgtctatgttattcattcctgtaagGTTATATCCAAGtatgtctaagtatgttcctaagtctctattgaggtatatgataaagatgtaaatgtttataatataatgatacatgcatcttcatgcatttaccaccgagctacggccggttggacaGATACACATTtatcaccgagctacggccggtcaggCAGTCATTCATTTACCGCCGCACTACGGCCGGTCGggaagtcatgcatttaccaccgcgctacggccggtcgggcagtcatgcatttaccaccgcgctatggccggtcgggcagttaccactgatcagttgggtagtCATGCCTCATACGATATCGATAAGAGTCTAAAAGAgaagtattatatatataagtatactaAGTATGTATATACGGTGGAATTTCaaagattcaggttgattcttatatgtctttaattaatgttgacttattgttatgtttcaattCCGCCTTACgcactcggtacattattcgtactggcgttcttttgttggggacgctgcatttatgcccgcaggtatagataatcagtttgacgagccctcgtAGTAGACGAGGTTATCATTcagcaaaggatcggtaagactctacctcattcggagtgcagccgagtctatgagtcatcgtgtcagagttttgctacagacttatgggtaggtcggtaccctgtcccatttgatgtcaaataatcttagaggctttgtagaaaGAGGtttattttgtacagtatgtcagaggccttgacggcccatatgaaTTCATGTcttaagaaagatggttcattgatatagtgttttcccacttacagttgtacattatgagttgtgtccatgtgggcccatgatagttacaaaaggaatgagttcaactaactcgacctatgtatgttctagttttggtcgaacgatcatgagttacagagtggttcgcttggGCCAGcatggcaccgggtgccagccacgcctcccccggtttggggcgtgacaccaatTCATAAGGCAATGGCATAACGGAGTAAGAAAATacacggttcgaggtaagtaatatttctaaacttggctctgagggtatgaatccccgaaattggttttatataaattatttggagatgacacacacgataggtgatgagcgtgtggatgtgaaccatagaaattgtgacttgaataaatcctgtgaagttgtaaaattaaagaatcatgttattatctgaacatgttccacgtgctagagaaattaagctgaggctgttattaaagatcatgtgtaggctacgtgtcgatattttgggacccaggGGTCGTGTTggtgttgaattaattgttttaaaaatgtacatttcacctcagtcatattcgtccattgtgaggatatttgtgGGATCGAGCTCCGCGtcgcaggccatattggctttatatatattattactatatggAAAGAGGATACCCGCCTGCAACATGCCTTAtaggttttattattatattgattGGGGCTGCCCCCTACAACAAGCCTTAtaagctttattattatacggatcgagaCTGCCTGCctgtagtaggccatatcggctttatatcatgcttgggctgaatgagcccctctggagtctgtacacaaccctagtgagtgtagatgattatatattcggaatgttcgtatcatttacatttggggataaatttccCATTGTTTGATTGACCTTATATGGCACTGAGTGACTAACTATAgtcgatgtatatatatatgtgtatatatatatatatatatatatatatacaggatggaatatccctgggctggattggccatatacagtactgagtgaccgaaTGCATtgtgaccagtagtacatgaggtctttccactaagaaatcatattcctcatatcatgcagtattgatctatttttgcttgtactgagtttaactgttgaacttgaaagcatacctATATTTCTACACCATTATTTATGCACTGGACTGtactactttcagcctagaggttagtcttgttaattattgagttggttgtactcatactacactttgcaccttgtgtgcagatccaggtgcttccggacactacgactgttagacctcagtgtgttaccagttggagactatcaaggtagctgcttggcgtctgcTGACCttctctctctttccttcagttattgtactgttctatactttcagacaatgtttttatcagtcagactttgtattcatattatatgctcatgtactcagtgccATCGGGTTttaggagtatttatatttgtatttgtgagattttttccgctgagtttaattattatgttttcaaatttaaaagatatggtggtttattgagattgtcggcttgcctagtattgagataggcgccatcacgacaggtgagattttgggtcgtgataagttggtatcagagcctaggttacataggtctcacgagtcatgagcaagtgtctagtagagtcttgtggatcagtatgatgacgtccatacgtatcttcgagaggctacagggaattttaggataaacttcccatattTCTCTCTTTATCATgtagaattgattcagcttgaaatataactctttaaattccttccacgcattcgtgtgcgcatgtgagtgctcagtatcagttgtgcatcactggcttatgattccatgaatgaggttcgagattagtattatgtgttttggtgatgggccagtctagaggacttgaggtcagggttAGACCACATCTTAAGCTCGGtaacttcagttgtaacttgtatatttggactcatatgtccggtaatgtccctacgagtggcatttatggctcgatgagcggtggaatggcgttgtgatgagtatgatattactgcgggatgtgttaagatgatttgaatgtgaggagaagtgtttccttgaaatgtaaaaaagtccattgggtgcttgatttttgttttgatgtgacgtacaatctcgagtatgaatgttttgaagaatATTTCacgttaaattttgggacaaattaaattctcatgtcttgttaatgagtttggactcagaaagattaagtgctTGCATCGTAATTATGACTACGAAAGAGTATAACATGATGCTAATTTGAGGCTAAttaggtgggttatcccctacgGAGAAATCTACGTAGAATTATTCCTTATAATGTggtgagatttgaatttgaatctgattgagaaagttgacttgagtgtcaagagaatgaatgcgagcttagtgtATGaatgaggtatttttatggttggcattgcatgagcttaagaagaatttttgttaaactgactgcggtattatggcagtagtagagtatgggtattgtgagttatcgagtgttttaatctatgcctttgagccaagtggggtatcctgctattgacaattcaatttcatggttatatgttaaattttagttttggtctgaggcatacttgtggattagttatgacttacagagattgagatcaaggatgactcgagtactaaaattcctaaatatgggttatattgcgctttatgagtatatgaaaatcatgggatgagtgagttgttatttgtgaatgatgtagtgcgcacggagtatgaatttgatcggtggtgttaaggtagggttacctctttgagtgttgttgtgctaatggggcacgtgtttTTCaacccgtttgggcggtgcaatttagatttgagcaaagtaagtgactcccgagaaggttctaatgggttcgagatttatatatagcaatcgagAATTTTTTTTCtggatttgtgtatggatagaatctaagatttacatttaatggtgtcgggacttgcggtaattctgcaTGACTacggattctacattttagtttaagaaaggtaagaagaacaattttaaattcacataaggtatttttagagtgagtgttacagttgtggtatttatggaggtgcttaagaagaatacaatggcttatgggccttagggcggtgtggttttatattaggatgtcttgtagtgagctttgggtaaggatcgtagtgttctgacaaggagaagtgtcaacttgagggtaatttataagaaactcagagaaaataggacgactaggtagtaggctagaccaataTGGTAATgatatgctcggttcttttgggtaattatgatgtggtgaggctctacagatggtttggtgacctgcgtggcttggtcaagttagaggaattcagttatgATAGCTTGATTTTGTGCAAATGGacttcaaagtgttcttgatgatttctaccatggtttgagccgggtattttctaccggtgtgggggacATGTTGTGCATTGCAATTTCCTCTTGGATGCGagaaaatggaaggtttctaactaaccgggtatgtagtttgctggtgactcagagttgataatgagattctcgtgcttttcacatgattaCATGATAAATGAGGTGTGTTGTGCAGGATTaaaatttacatgtacaaggtggtagttcagtcttgaagggaaggtccctaatttttggacaacatggtcagtttcagatatttagatgagtgttataactgctcggtaatttctgagaagggtgcgtatttcagaaggcacattgtgttttgacttacaaatgtttattggtattgcggtactcacctagttgatagactgctgatattcaaattattgctatgtggcatagaagaattatggaagtattcctagtgggataaTCGTGCAGgaaggatgtgatagtcattcgagtgctggagttttGATCAGTTAAGGTGGtttatgtgttctatgaatttgggggactgggagttctcagaagcaaattattttagggttgcggcctgtttgaggggagtattttttttaaactcagtggagacactaattgcattaattatttgtgatagttgcGCACTACAAGTGCGTACATATGTTAGGTTTGATCCATGTGCAtgtatcggggcaagtattcatactcggaagaatgcttaggcaaagatatgcctagagtggactgttaagcgtaaagttataacgtttatcgtattcgtacctttgtcgagaactatctgggatacacttgaggttacaaggaggctaattccctgaataaattgggtagttactatttgtgcgttaacttgccgatttgagttatgatagcacacattgcgcatgcctactctatggcgtgttatttatatcAGTGTAGGAGcatgtgaattttatttcatttatcatatacatatgtacttatttgattgctcatgcattatatgcttggactggaggcatgtgaccatgccagacgattgatattattagcatgtgagttatccgtgcgggtaCAAACATTTATgttattggtacgtgagttgtctgtacgagtccagatattgatactatagcacgtgagttctcCATGCGGTTagtgttaatgtgagctctagaagagctggttactgttattatattcatgtgtcttggttctactatatatgatgagcttatagcattgcagttgtggtggtgcttgttgaacttgcaatatggttctcttctttgagacattttccatttttgggtacacagattgcgcaattgtggcttgagttatattggtttcgcatgtctatgggatagttgtgtttaataatatatggtcattggacctagaatgggtattaTCAggttgattacggtatatttgggaggataatattgaaagtcatcttggaaagtgattatggttctggttggggtgcgagagctccatgacttttTTTATCtcataaggggttatgagattccgcatgtttcttttattatcagcagtgtacaaaggtttttggaatgaggtttggccTGATatagggtttaatactagtaccaggttagtttggagtagttactgtgatggGGAATGGTGCtgtgagcatgcgagttgtgtagtatgttatgtgattatatctgggtttTGGTTATGGCtagatacagcttgttcagactcatacagtgtgtagatgtgatatTCGTGTCTCGGAAAGAAttatggatgttggaaatttgggttctaagttttaagGACTAAAGTTAAAGTAATGATATTTAATTATGTT
The DNA window shown above is from Nicotiana tomentosiformis chromosome 8, ASM39032v3, whole genome shotgun sequence and carries:
- the LOC138898275 gene encoding uncharacterized protein, with translation MPYANACDIFDEMADTSSVWQSQLAKAQLQQVQGTEQANAMEGVNIMVNKWRQRGQQVQKNQDQYEQSGSDYNQDDSYDDQSEEVLYANNYQDDEIQANDENVNNEVRIDIDENMGETQNDVNPSREHVIDIPEMMRKSLSINVPLVEALEQMSGYAKFMKDLVIKKRSMNCETIKMSHQGASINLMPYAVFKKLGIGKPRATSMKLQMADRTMKRPLGIIDDVLVRVDKFILPADFVILDCEVDYEVPIILGRPFLETGKGLVDVESRELTF